GTAGTATACTCTTTGAAATAGACGTGTTCATACAGTAGTAACCGATAAAAAGGCATTGTGCACTCTTGTCCCATCTGGAGACTTAGCACCGTGTGTCATCAGTTCTTGGATTGTCATCCAGCTGTCCAagattttcttgtttctttttttcatcATCTTTTTGTGACTAAGTTCAAGAATGTTAATTTCTTTTTTGCCCTCGCTGCCGCTCTGTGGACTTTCCTTAAGACACTCTAACCTGCTCCGCATCATGAACTCTCGCCGCCGCCTCTGCTCCTTGGCTCGCACCAAATGCTGCTTCCGCTCCTCTTTGCTCCAGTAACGACCCATCTTCATTTCGCTCATTGTATCATCATCTGTCGTCATCCCACTGCGCTCCTCTTTAATCTTTAAGGCACGTTCCTTCAGGATTCTGTCTCGCACTGGTCTCTTAGTAATATACCTTGTTCCATCACTCCTTATTTTCACTTTCCATTCCATTTTGGGCTCTGAACACTTCTGTGAATCTTTGCACATGCTCACTAGACTGAGCTGACTTTGGGCATACTCCACTGCAGATTTCTGTTGGATCAGCTGCATATAGCTTTGATAATGCTTTGCATGAGCAGGTATATTCCCATACCTGTATGAAGAGCTATGATACGGAGACAGGTAAGGAATGTGCTCAGTACTTTGCTTCTCCTGCTCTGTGAATTTACTACTTTCTGCAATGGTTTCCTTCTCTTCAACAGTGCTGTTTTGCTCagtggttttggttttggatGGGGTTACCTCCCTCCCACTCTGTCCAGTACACAACTGATTAGCTACAATTGTGCTTCTCAGGTTTTTCCTGTTGGTGATGCTGATCATTCTCTGGAGCGAGCTATCAGGGGACTGCTCCACAGTCAGTGGAGTGCTCCTGCAGCTTTCTGCTGTGTTGTAAGCACTGGAGCTGTCTTTGTCAGATTTCTCTGGGTGCTCTATGATGTCATCCAGTTTACCTCTTTGTACCTCTATGCTGGTATTATAATTCCTGAATCCTCCATCATGTAATGCCCAAATGTCTCCATACTGATCCTTCACTTTTTGCAGCCTATGAGCCTGCATTATAGTCTGACACTCAAGCTCAATATTTCTCAGTTCCTCATTGAGTAACTGTAGCTCTTGCTCCACCCCATCTTGCTCCCTTCTGTTACACTGTATCGTACTGCTCGAGTAATACAGATCATACTCTCCATGGTTTCTAATCTTGCACTTAAGCTCCAGCAGCTGCCGAAACCTTTCACACTCCTCATCTTGGTTTCCAATGAAATCAGATTCAATGTATTCCCCAGACACAAAGCTTTCATTGCACTGGAGTTCAATGCTTCCTAACgtatcctggctctgccccagctcccGGGTGCTCTGCAGGGTCGTTTTGTTCTGCTCATCGGGTGCATTCTCCTGCTCTGAGCTCTCATCATTACGTAGACTCTCATCTGTAGGCCCCACTCCACTGTCCTTCTCATGGTTATTGGATGACGAGGTTGCAGTGTCCGTTGTGCCGTCCTCCTCCTCATGCTTTTTTGGCTAAGAAAATAAGTGAACCAAAATTAATAGAAAATACAGAccatattaaattaaaatatttttcagtcttGTCCTTCTTAAACAGCTAATTTAATCTATAAGAATGAATGAAAATGATGAATAAATCCCATTTCTACtacagctggctggaaaatggagaTCCCTTTTCATGAAAGAtttaacattttggaaaaaaaattcagcctgattCAGCATGAAAAGCCAAAAACATGAATTTTTTCACAGAAAGGGATTTCCACTTTTCAGCTTGCTGACTGTTTATCTGGAAGGCTCTTGCATTTCACGTTCTCCCTGCAGTTGGAAATTGATAAAAGCCTTCCCAGCGAGCAGCTGGAGATCTGTCATTTCACTTTTCCTGATGGCAAATCAAAATTTCTCAGCAAAAACCatcattttctgtcagaaaatcattgCTGAGGAAAATTCCTACATGCTTATGGCTTTTACATATTCCTGAGCATCATGCTGTAGGCTGCACAGAACACACTAAGCTCCTCCAGGAGCGAGCAAACAAGTGGATGAAATACAGCACACCTGTGTCACTGAAACGTTGCCCAGAGTCAGGAAATAAATATCCCTCTTCCCAGCAAAGCCAACACTGTGTGGTGCTGAAAGAAAATGAGCACCAGGTGGAGTGCAGCTTTTGGCTCTGGATTATGGCCACAACTATTGGAGCTGAATTCTTCTCAAACCTGGAGCAAGCAGCAATGCCTACATAACATCAAAAAGTACATGAGGCAGACCACCTAAGCTGTGAGCAGTGCAATGTAGCATGGCAGTAAGAGGCCTATTTGCAGGAAGACACTGGGGCTGGGATACCAGCGATCTTTGTGCACACTGCCCTGGCACAGCTGAAGACAACACAGTGGTTAGCCCGTTCTTGCCTAGCCCCTTCTACCTCTCCCATCACCTGCTTTCAGCATTATGTCAATGGAAGACTGATAGCTGAACTCTAGGACTTGTTCAGGTAACTTGAACAGACTTTCCCCTAACCTATCCTTTGGAAGGCTTTTTGTTTCCTAGTTGAAACCTACTTTCCACAATACTAACCCATAGCCTTTCACCGTTAAGAGTAGAACAACACTGAGTGCCTGCCATGGACATAACGTCAAGCCTTTTTGAAGTTGCTTTTGAATTTGTGCCCTGCTCATTGTACCTAACCTATTTATTGTGTGCTTTAATGCAAAGAGCATTAGATACCTCAACGCTGAAGAGGTGAGGCTTTTTTCATTTTCTAACTGGGTATGCTATTTCTCTTATACCGCTATCATCCAAAGTGCAATCTATATAGCATGCTCACTGTATACCTAAGTGCACCCAGCACCAGCCAAATGCGTTTTCTCCTTTAGGAGGTGTAATTACACAATTAAACATAATGGTTAGTAATAGTAAAGTGAGAAAGAGGTACAGTGCACAATGAGAGGAAGCAGAATGGAAGAGGTCGCTCTCACAATAATTGCTGTTTTTCTTCTACCTTGATAGATAGTGGAAgatatgaaaaataattaaatgcacCCTACACACACTGCATCATTTCTGCTTCAGGATCATGAACGCCTCAACTAGTCTCTTTTGTTCAGTTGTTAGCAAAAAATGGTGGAAACTGGTGGCCcaataaaaaatagaaataaacaaatagatagataaataaatgtaaagtgtgGTAGAGTATATTCAATTCAGAATGAAACCCATGATCAATAGAAAGCAGTATTCACAACAGGGTTGTCAAAGTCTCTGAGGAGATGACATCTCTATCCATAGTAATTTTAGTCGTTCTTTCTCACTAGCAGTGAAGACTTAAAGAAACAGTTATCCTTCATACTGGCATTGTATATTTAACACACAAATATACAGATGCTCAAACACCATATATGTGATGGTGAAATACATGCATCATCATGTGACAGCCTCATCTGCAGTCTGCCAACTGGTTCATCTgcatcaaaaaatatttccttctttctTGCCCACCACCCACACTAATTGTGGAATCCTCCCACCAGAATTTAATTGGTTTGAGGGGTAGGACAGAAGATATTCAGTCCTGGAGAGCTGACAAATTTAAGTCTACTATTTCATGACCCTTCATGGTCAGGATCTCTTGGAAGGTCCCAGAGTGCTGGAACTTAAAATTGCAATATTATTATGAACAGAGAAGTGTTTCAATGTAAATTTAGAGAtttctaaaatttaaaaatatgtttttctttctgCCAGAGGTCTTTACAGTTACACTAATAGCAACTAAGGAATCCTGGCTTTACAGGAAGAAGGGACAGGAAAAATAGTACCAATAACATTTGAAATCACACTGAAGCACTTCTAAAATTGTTTTTACTGTAAGACATGAGAAATGCACACAGATTACATGCTGGCAGGCTGCACTGCTCTATTAAGACTTTGTTGACACTTCTTTGAGATGTAAGCAATGTTATCATTCCAAATGCATGCCAATATATTGTTTTTACTGCACCATCATGTATTCCTTGTTTATAATGTTCATTTAATACTTCTTTCTTTACTCATCTGATGCATTACTGTGATAGAAGACTTTTTAAGACTTGGTAAAATTTTCTAAAGTGGCTAAGTGATTTAGGCTCCATTTTTGCAAGTGACTTAGacacttagaagcctaaatccagTGGGACtaaagaccagattttcaaaggtctttaggtgcttaaacatGCAGATAAGTGCCTACTGGGATTTTCTAAAGGCACCTAGCTCCTATGGAAATCAATGgacgttgaaatcaatgggaaa
The Eretmochelys imbricata isolate rEreImb1 chromosome 1, rEreImb1.hap1, whole genome shotgun sequence DNA segment above includes these coding regions:
- the PDZRN4 gene encoding PDZ domain-containing RING finger protein 4 isoform X3 — translated: MGCNLCTFQKREEHYKLLYEVSQVNGKDLSKATHEEAVEAFRNAKEPIVVQVLRRAPINKTHGSSQDVQLMDASTQTDITFEHIMALAKLRPSTPPVPDICPFLLSDSCHSLHPVEHEFYEGNEYLSSLPADADRTEDFEYEEVELCRVSSQEKLGLTVCYRTDDEEDTGIYVSEVDPNSIAARDGRIREGDRILQINGQDVQNREEAVALLSSDECKKIVLLVARPEMQLEERWLDDERNEFLEELNLEMLEEQHNEVMQYTANEVEQPKKHEEEDGTTDTATSSSNNHEKDSGVGPTDESLRNDESSEQENAPDEQNKTTLQSTRELGQSQDTLGSIELQCNESFVSGEYIESDFIGNQDEECERFRQLLELKCKIRNHGEYDLYYSSSTIQCNRREQDGVEQELQLLNEELRNIELECQTIMQAHRLQKVKDQYGDIWALHDGGFRNYNTSIEVQRGKLDDIIEHPEKSDKDSSSAYNTAESCRSTPLTVEQSPDSSLQRMISITNRKNLRSTIVANQLCTGQSGREVTPSKTKTTEQNSTVEEKETIAESSKFTEQEKQSTEHIPYLSPYHSSSYRYGNIPAHAKHYQSYMQLIQQKSAVEYAQSQLSLVSMCKDSQKCSEPKMEWKVKIRSDGTRYITKRPVRDRILKERALKIKEERSGMTTDDDTMSEMKMGRYWSKEERKQHLVRAKEQRRRREFMMRSRLECLKESPQSGSEGKKEINILELSHKKMMKKRNKKILDSWMTIQELMTHGAKSPDGTRVHNAFLSVTTV